One window of Candidatus Methylomirabilis limnetica genomic DNA carries:
- a CDS encoding DUF1566 domain-containing protein, translated as MLRDFKEAAVLDWETGLVWEQSPENSKSNPTFVQNWHNAQASCNFRTVGGRKGWRLPTIQELASLVDPTQSSPALPRGHPFSNVHSSPYWSATTNTIDSSFAWDLDLDSGNVFNLGKTAVIHVWCVRGGQGSILSDSVI; from the coding sequence ATGCTGAGGGACTTCAAGGAAGCCGCCGTCCTGGACTGGGAGACGGGCCTCGTCTGGGAGCAGTCGCCGGAGAACTCCAAGAGCAACCCCACCTTTGTCCAAAACTGGCACAACGCGCAAGCGAGTTGCAACTTTAGGACGGTGGGTGGGCGGAAGGGGTGGCGGCTGCCCACGATCCAGGAACTGGCGAGCCTCGTGGACCCGACACAATCCAGTCCTGCGCTTCCCAGAGGCCACCCATTCAGCAATGTGCATTCGTCCCCTTACTGGTCGGCGACTACCAACACTATCGATTCCAGCTTCGCGTGGGACTTGGACCTCGACTCTGGCAACGTGTTCAACCTCGGTAAGACGGCCGTGATCCACGTCTGGTGTGTGCGCGGGGGCCAGGGGTCGATCCTCAGTGATTCGGTGATTTGA